TGGTCAGTCTTCGTCAAGAGTTTCTCATTTCCAAGTGACGAGTATTAAAGAAGATTATTCGTAGATTTTATTGAATTATTCACATCAATTTTCACTCTCACGAAAAATATATAGCATTCtcattaagagagagagaaatggttAGGTTATAACGAGAATGATTATTTTCGTGAGAAAcgagaataacgaataaatcaatatatttggttgaataagctgcttgtaatgcaTGAACAACcgtaattcaattaattggcaAAATTTTATATAGGATTGAATAAGCTGCTTATAATGCATGAACAACCATAAATCAGTTAATTGGTGAAATTTTCATCTCTTCTAGAATTCGAACTTAAATTTGAATGATTGATGATGAAATTGAGGTTTAGTATTAAATGATTATTTGTGCATTACAAATAACTTatattaacacacacacacacacacacacacacacacacatatatatatatatatatatatatatatatatatatatatagggaagggctaaaataagagcatttcttaagatataaaataagaatcattttcagcccttagatcatcaagatctacagttgattcgtaatcctgttggatggatttatggtcttgagttcaaatcccaaaggtagcaaaaaattatttttcacaattcatacctttatacagcgaattcagacgtattctacataaaattcatacattaaaaattgctcttatttcttattttaagatgtgctctcacggtagcccatctatatatatatatatatatatatatatatatatatatatatatatatatatatatatatatataggatgcatcatcttgttggatgaatgcagatcctgggttcgaatcctgaagggagcattttaaaaaaaaaaattagtgcattaattttaacagcgaatgcattaatttttacagtggatgcattagatttgatggttctcccgttctcacaaataatgtagttctctctagaaccacaccctatatatatatatatatatatatatatatatattaattctagCTCTCATGAGCTAGCATTCTCACAGTattctttatatatattcatgtaGTTGATTTTGGAAAAGTCTAAAGAAATGAAATAAGAAATGAAATAGTCAATCGTCAATAATGTTTTCTCTACAATCTAGCTACAagtataataggtataaactgTACGTAAATGTGAACGGGTGGAAACATTGTAAATCCGCAAAGTGTGGCTTTGTCATTTTGTTAACCTTTTCGTTCCAACTTTGAATAACGTGACAATTTGAAAATTGACTCaataattagattaattagaatttaaagCACTCTACAATATCGATTCAGTTCCAGTTAAAATATAAACAGTTAGATTCGTGTCACTATCTATTTGTCTGTCTATCTATATACCTACTTAATGCATGAATTCGTCTGTATATTCGTGTAGTTGCTATTTTTTGTGGagcaattttttaatatatatattcgatTATTGTGATAGATAAATTATGGTGGTCGGTtgtaagaaagaagaagatATAATTAGCTCATTGACGAATCAGGCGGCTGACAAAGATAAAACGCGTAGAACGGTAGAAGGATCTTGAATGCCAAACCAtacatatcaattttttttactcgAGTAGATTCACTTCATTTACCGtgtatttattttgatgaataaatttatcattagaaaaataaaaataacaaaaatttagtGGAAATTATCACATATAGCCCCTTTtgttaaaaacataagttttataaccttaatttataatagataagtaaTATAGCCATTATAGGCTTAAAagattataacacatttttacttttttgtattttcatttaCTCGATGATATATTCGATGGCACCATCGAGTAAGAcattgaataataaaaaaaaaaataagattttcTATAACATCATCGAGTAATCGAAGTACTCGATGGCGTACATGATGGTGTCATCGAGtaaatgaaaatacaaaaaagtcACAGGGTATTATAgtcttttaaacttaaaatgactatataacttatctattataaactaggACTATAAAATACGAAAGATAGCTATAATAAGATTTCCCTAataaatttatgcctttaaatatctcatttcttttccaacatttgactcAAAAAAGAAGTTCATTATTTTTCCTtcgttattttcatttcaaggatggataatattatctctccattttttgtttgataatattatctactattgaagtgaaaataaggaagcaAAAATGACgaacatctcttttgtgtcaaatgttaaaaaaagacatttaaatgcataaatttttgtcATCCCTCATTTTCCAATGATAAATTAATCCATCAAGATAAACGCAATTTTACTAATAAATTATTAGCAGTAGCACTGTAGAGTTGGCAAAATCGGATCGGCTCAAATagattcatttaatttattatctATAAATTCTTATTAGTGGTAGAATTGGCAAAATTGGCCATACTCCAATTCAAGATTAAATTGGGTTGGCCTGGGTTCAATAAAATAGAGATGTAGAAAAACTCGGGCTTAAGAACCCCGCCCAATTAGCCCATCAAGCTAATCGGGCCTCTAGGTTAAAAAATTCAggatttttcagatttttggtTTGCTCATTTTTTAGTTAATCACACACACTGGGAGATCACGCCACCACCGCCACCTAGACCTCCTCTATCCTCGCCTGAACAACAGCTACATGCCACTCgtaggtctctctctctccccctcacTCACACTGCCAGATAGAAAGCACTAGCAAGCCACCGTTGTCCGTCGACTCACAACCAAACCTTACTCCCCGACTCGATACCCACACAACACAATTGTTGTTGTAGCTGTGATGTGTGTGCGAGTGTATCTCAGACAGAAAGACAGATAGTTGAAGAGTGTGAGGAGAAGAAGAGAGTGAGTGTGCctgtgtaatttttttttaaagttttcgGCCCAAAAAAGGCACGTAGGCCTCCTAATAGGATTTCTGTCAGTTCACGTCACTGTTTTGatgtcgattttttttttttttttggacagaaataagaaataaatgATATGTTGGGTACTTTTATGCTCTTATCCGAACGATAGGATATATTCGTTAAAACGCTAATATGTTGGGACATAAAGTGATgtttaccctaaaaaaaattggacaAAATAAAACGACAAACTAATTGAAAAaggtattaattcagtttaatagtTAAATCGAAGATACATTAGAGATGTTACATAATTTGTGATGTACAGAgttttattatgattattaagTTAGGATTTGCTATGTTGTTCTTGTTTACAAGAAAAATATGTATGGATACACACAAAATTCGACCATTATACATAAAATTTCGAAGTTTacacaaaaaatcaaacaatttGCCCTTCCTTGATTTTTTTGAAGTTTTACACACGATTTACCTTGAATGgaaaattcaataaaatcttgTAAAGGCGAGCGGTTTAGGCGTGGGTTGACGGCGGCAATGATTGTCATTGGCGCTCGTGGGTTGAGGGTGGTGGTGGTCGTCGGCGCGAAACATGCATGAATTTGAGGGTGAGGGCGGCGGGATCTTAGACAATAGCGTCGTGACTAAATCATATTGTCTCATATTCATATTGATGGAATCCACAATGATGTAATTTCTATCTCAAATCTTACATAAGCTCTCAGTTTCATGTCCGTGCTGCTCCAACAATCAAAGTGTCACATGCCAAGAATGTGTACATAGAATAACACAAATGAGCTCAATAGACAATAACCATCAATTTTTCCTTCTCTGTCAAGTGGCTTCATGTGTGATGAAAGAAACATGTCAGCCATGGATTATGTATGGATTCAAAACTTAAAATACTTCAGCTACTTTGCTTGCAAGGACACGGTCCCGTCTCTCGATGAACTCGAACGGGAACCACCCGGCCTCGCCTTTGCATTCACCTTCGGCCCAGCCATTGTTAGTCACCTGCAAAGCAAACAAGATACTAAATCTTCCTTCTAGGTTTCAGATAATAGAAGAAAGATTGAATATGATGAAACAGACCTTTCGAACGACGACATAGTCACCAATAGCTAATGTCAACTCTACATTAGACTCAGCTTGGTAGGGGTGGATGACCTTCAATATGATGGATGAATTCAACATCAAGAAACAGTTCAACATCAAGAAACAGTTGAGGCTGTGATGTAGGTATGTAACCGATCAATCATACCTCGCCTAAGAAGTATCCCATGCCATCAGTTGACCCATCATATGGCTCAGAAGCAAATAGATTTTCACCCTCCTTATATGCAGGGGCCGGATTGCTTCTTGTATCTCGAGCTGGACTTGGAGAAACCTCAGTTTGCTGACGGGTAGACAACATCTGCGCATGTTTACAATATATACATAGTGAGTCACGGACAAAATTGCTTAATGTGATTGCATGCTAAAGAGACATTGTCTCAGCGGGACATCACCTCCTGTTCGAGCTGATCAAGTATCTGTAGTACATGCTGATGATAACTCCGCTCAGCTTCAACCTTGGCAAATAAGTATTAGGTAAGAAGTCGACAATGCTAGTTTCTAGAAGTTAGTTTTGGCATATAGTAGGGCAATGAAACGCATTACCATGGCTATTAGTCGTTGGAGAGTTAACCTTTGCTGTTGGCGTTCCACAGCAGCCATTGCAGATGTTGCTTCTTTGCCCAAGGTAGCCATATTAGACTTCAGCTCGTTAAGCTTCGCTTCAGCAGCTTCTAGCTTTAATGTATTATCCGAACTGTTGTTTGTTTCCCTCGCCCTAGCTTGGCACCTTGCAACTTCAATGACCTGGCTGGGTCGGAAGAAGAAAGGAATGAAATGACACTTAGTAAGTTCCTATACTGTGGTGCACTATTGCTTTGATGTATGGCTGAATGCAATATTGAAGAATAGGgctattgtatttttatttcaataggACTTAATGTGATGTGTCACATTCAACAAAAGTTGTTACCTGAGCTTCAGCCTCCTGTCTCACTCTATCATATCTCTGTGCAAGATGTCGAGCATCTTCTAGTGCAGATCCCACTACCATTGCCCTTAAGGGCTCTGTAACCTGCAGCaaggttaattaattcaaaatatacGAATAGAAACAGTAGAAAATATTTCTTGGAAGAAAATGTTCATCACTACTTACTAATTTATGGGTTCTATACCAGAATTTATTAGGCGAATTGAAATGCTAAACTTTATGCATTTACAGTGCTCAAGAAGAAGTTTTTATTGACAACAGAGAAGAGCTCCCAACGATGGACTGAGAAACAAGACTATTACTTTAAACTGATTTAAACAATCAACAAGAAAATGAAACAATCAGACTACAATTATTGCAAGAACAGAAAGATAAAAGGATTGAGCaagatatataatatttttttggaatAAGCAAGCAAAACACCCCTTAATCTTATACTATCTTTTATGATAACTGTTTtctcatgaaaaaaaaaaaaaaaggatcgATATACTTATAGGTGTATTAACAGTTTATTCAGCATTTCCATCTACAAACATTCAACAACTTCTTTACAAACCACAATAGGAAAACAACAGGGTATTAAGAAAAAAAACCTGTGTCCCAAGTATTCTTAGAAAAGAGTCGTGGTCTTTTTCCATTTGAGCACGAGCTCTACTATAACTTAGTGCCGCTTTAGATAGAGAACTCCCACTAGTACATGTGTTCTCACTGCTATATTTTCTACTATCTTCTGACAGCTTGGTACCTGCGAGAAATAAACTTTGTAAGACAGCTTCTAGATTGCATTTGATTGCGTAAAATCATTACGAAACTGGGAGCAACCTACCAATTTCAACCTGCTTGGATCCAGTTGCTATATAACCCTCTATGCCTCGGACTATGTCTCTTTGAAAGTGCTGGCATTGGCGAGCATCAACGTTTTGTAAGAACAAAAACATAAGGAGAAGCAATACTAGTAGAACAGATTAGTTGCAATAAAGGTAGAGTCCATAAGAACGCGACCAATCACAGGTGACATGAAGGATAACCTTGGCAGCTCGAGTGGATATGTACAACTTCTCTAACTTTTGATGCTGCTGGAGTTCAGCTTCATCAGATGCCATGCTGTCTGAACCACCAACTCTACCAGAGAATTGTCTGAGAACGGCCTAATAGAAAATACACACATCCAACCCCCAAAGAACAAAATTTGAGAAAAGAGAGCTATCATTCAAGAAAAAGGTATTTAGTAATTAAAACAGATGCATCGAGATTCAAATACATAACAGAACAACAACATATTTTCTTTTGACACCTTAAATACAACAAATCCTGTGGATACAAACTTTCACatcttaataaaatatatttacagACTTGACTTATTTTTTAAAGCATGGATAGTTATTTCAAAGTAACCCACATCTTAGAATTAAAATGTGTGCAATTCGCAAATTATGTTGGAAGGAAGTTCATAAAGTATTGTATGTGCTTATTTGGTGGGAATGAGATATATCATTGAATAATTAATGAGAAGATAAATTCTTGATCTTGCACACATACATCAGCcatttctttatatataaaacTAATACTACTTCcgtccacgataagtgtggtcttTTTGCCATTTTGTCCGTCCACAATAAATGTAGTGTGGTCCTTACATTTTAGAACATATACCTTATATTTTTACTTTAATTCACatacaatatttacaaaaaaagcTCATCTAACAAACTATTAATTACTAACATATCAAACTTTGGTGGGTTCCTTTCTCCACTTTACTTTATACATATCTcccaatattttattaaaactcatatcCTCCCATCTACACCAGTACACCACACTTATCGGAGATTATCATTTACAAAAATTAAGACATAGAGTTCATCAAGGGGTTATTGCTAATAGTCCAAAGTAGAGTTTAGGAAAAGGAAGATAAAATGCTTAATCACTTATCCAAACAAGCAAAGAAACTCTACCTACCAGACTAAAATAGTGAGGTAGTAAAAATTAGCCCAGCTACATTTCTCTAAATTAAAAAACTATTCAAAAGCTTTCCCAAGTACCTTCAAACAAGAGTCTAAAGCTCTTATATACAGAAATAAGTTAAGAAATACACCCACACAACATTCAAATTCACAGATAAATGAAACAAGGCATTGTCCATCAGTAGCTAAATACTCTTTATTCGTCACCCAGATTTCTGATTCTTAGTTAATAATTGAAGTTATTGAGAAAAACTACATTTCCCGAAACCAGAAATTTCGTtctcaaaaaggggaaaatagaagaaaaaaaatcgagCTTTTTGATACAAAATAATGTTGGAGCTGTActacattaagttgataaaGATTTAACTTATTTAAATTCAGCGTTCGTCTAGTCGAACCACGCACATAATCTCAGCGTTTTAGGAGTACCAGAACGTATATTTGTatcacaaatttaaaattaacagAATGTAAACCTTCCCGACGAGTGCGTTAGTGTGTGTAAGAGTGATAGAGGAATGTGTACTTGCTGCTGCTTGGCAACTTGTTCTCTGAGCTTCGTCGCCTGTTTTCTAATGGCTTCCATTACAgtatacagagagagagagagagaaagagaggagaga
The genomic region above belongs to Salvia miltiorrhiza cultivar Shanhuang (shh) chromosome 5, IMPLAD_Smil_shh, whole genome shotgun sequence and contains:
- the LOC130986617 gene encoding SH3 domain-containing protein 2-like isoform X2, encoding MASDEAELQQHQKLEKLYISTRAAKHFQRDIVRGIEGYIATGSKQVEIGTKLSEDSRKYSSENTCTSGSSLSKAALSYSRARAQMEKDHDSFLRILGTQVTEPLRAMVVGSALEDARHLAQRYDRVRQEAEAQVIEVARCQARARETNNSSDNTLKLEAAEAKLNELKSNMATLGKEATSAMAAVERQQQRLTLQRLIAMVEAERSYHQHVLQILDQLEQEMLSTRQQTEVSPSPARDTRSNPAPAYKEGENLFASEPYDGSTDGMGYFLGEVIHPYQAESNVELTLAIGDYVVVRKVTNNGWAEGECKGEAGWFPFEFIERRDRVLASKVAEVF
- the LOC130986617 gene encoding SH3 domain-containing protein 2-like isoform X1 produces the protein MEAIRKQATKLREQVAKQQQAVLRQFSGRVGGSDSMASDEAELQQHQKLEKLYISTRAAKHFQRDIVRGIEGYIATGSKQVEIGTKLSEDSRKYSSENTCTSGSSLSKAALSYSRARAQMEKDHDSFLRILGTQVTEPLRAMVVGSALEDARHLAQRYDRVRQEAEAQVIEVARCQARARETNNSSDNTLKLEAAEAKLNELKSNMATLGKEATSAMAAVERQQQRLTLQRLIAMVEAERSYHQHVLQILDQLEQEMLSTRQQTEVSPSPARDTRSNPAPAYKEGENLFASEPYDGSTDGMGYFLGEVIHPYQAESNVELTLAIGDYVVVRKVTNNGWAEGECKGEAGWFPFEFIERRDRVLASKVAEVF